In Deltaproteobacteria bacterium, the genomic stretch TCTGGATATTCGTTTTACGAGCCCGGTGACCGACCACGCCTCCAGTGATGATTGTGGTGTGGCCATTCTTGGAGCTGAGCCGGATAAATTCTGGCACGACAGAAAAGGTGCACAGATCAACGCCATCCGCACTCGAAAAGCGATTCAGGATGCAGACGTTGTGGTTGTGCGTTTTGGTGAGAAATACAAGCAATGGAATGCCGCGTTTGATGCTGGCTTTGCAGCGGCGCTTGGTAAGTCATTGATTGTGATGCATCAA encodes the following:
- a CDS encoding YtoQ family protein translates to MGLTVYLSGEIHTDWRDQVMSGAEGLDIRFTSPVTDHASSDDCGVAILGAEPDKFWHDRKGAQINAIRTRKAIQDADVVVVRFGEKYKQWNAAFDAGFAAALGKSLIVMHQPEHLHPLKEVDAAAMAVTQTPEQVVQILRYVLTGSLPA